From the Primulina tabacum isolate GXHZ01 chromosome 3, ASM2559414v2, whole genome shotgun sequence genome, one window contains:
- the LOC142538309 gene encoding uncharacterized protein LOC142538309: MARTRRTKQGNSHAQGDGGQTSRQADVNNIGTNLITLTPEELKKMMADAVVLAMARKEVSHPVTPPGDKQGRDQGFEQEQGQGRRDNEMVGEDEGSSAGSKSPTVAEELMELRQKMKVLEGQLERRSVARAVPRGCPFSDIIVREPLPRNVKSAKVKDYDGNADPEEHLARFENMAMLHCYTDRIKCKVFLTTLVDSAQRWFEGLTSQSISSFGHFQKVFLHHFSSSKKYKKTAFSLFEVKQNPEESLRAYIRRFNRVALDVPTCATETKTTAFTQGLREGEFFKSLTKKVPGDFEDLLSRAEKYINMEEAQKQKRDAVRKEKGDRMSKPEERGQKGGNTWHFSHHVPLKIAREREVQECSRDLAPDHQLSRPEKSGFCSFHKVCHHKTENCKALKGNYASPFIPGPSNNSQRPRVPPWTSRPPGSSARGGSVRNIPRIEPSRRREPEPERKKNSPPATGMIKMILGGSTDGDSNRARKGRSRRECLEVEGARRNEAIISFGPEDLRGVNLPHNDALVIQDRVANYDILRVFVDSGSSGYHLEALETALFGFAGHMVYPEGEIMLPLTLGSQDLKRTVMTSFTIVDSPSSYNIILGRPAINELRAVASTYHQKIKFPVGARVGEVRGYQPSSRKCYVEAVRADQSRTRKEGKKARVDGERTMGRGEVHFVAEEEQEELTGISPLIAEHQLNILPGSHPVKQKKRHFGPEKDKVIDAQIKELLKAGHIREIQFPTWLSNVVLNAGATYQHLMDKVFEKQLGRNVEVYVDDILSKSREGASFISDLEETFATFMHYGIKLNPAKCIFGVKSGKFLGFIVTERGIEVNQEKVKSVLSMPSPRSVKEAQQFGWDEKCEQAFQDLKIHLAGLPVLVKPEPGEKLYVYLSTTEYAVSSVLIKEEGTDQKPVYYVSRALRGPELRYSEMEKITLALVMTARKLRPYFLSHQVIVLTNSPLGRIMTHSEVSGRMIKWTVELGEYDIEYKPRVAIKAQALSDFLSEMIQPSEKEVWKVSVDGASSLVGCGVGVVLVSPLGEKVKLALRIDSRITNNEAEYEAVLAGIRAAREVGASRIILYSDSQLITQQIKGIYEAKNDRMLKYLRLIRAQAESFMDWSIEQVPREENSEADALAKMAASLSEVNTREVLHITRLVLSMEEEASPMLEDSWMTPLIAYITNHDIPEDKARAQKIKRQAPMFVLLNKILYRRSFQGPLLKCLNEKEVDYVLREIHEGCCAEHLGGMSLTRKTMLAGFWWPTLKQDSARLVQICEGCQHHSNFSYSPATLMKPIWASCPFDQWGMDIVGPFPVAWAQKKFLLVAVDYFSKWVEAEPLAKITEQEILKFCGRTLCAGSECPGE, translated from the exons atggctcgtacGAGAAGAACCAAACAGGGTAATTCTCACGCCCAGGGTGATGGGGGGCAAACTTCAAGACAAGCTGATGTTAATAACATTGGAACAAACCTCATTACCCTGACCCCGGAAGAGTTAAAGAAAATGATGGCCGATGCCGTTGTGCTAGCTATGGCCAGGAAGGAGGTCTCTCACCCTGTCACACCACCCGGTGATAAGCAGGGACGTGATCAGGGATTTGAGCAGGAGCAGGGGCAGGGAAGGAGGGATAACGAGATGGTAGGAGAAGACGAGGGATCCAGCGCTGGGTCCAAATCTCCTACCGTGGCAGAGGAATTGATGGAATTAAGGCAGAAGATGAAGGTCTTGGAAGGACAGTTGGAAAGACGGAGCGTTGCCCGGGCAGTCCCGAGAGGATGCCCGTTTTCTGATATCATCGTCCGGGAGCCTCTTCCTAGAAATGTCAAATCTGCGaaggtgaaagactatgatggcAATGCAGACCCGGAGGAACACCTGGCCaggtttgaaaatatggccatgttgcactgttacactgATAGAATCAAGTGCAAGGTGTTCCTAACAACACTGGTGGATTCAGCTCAGAGGTGGTTCGAAGGCTTGACTTCCCAAAGTATCAGTTCCTTTGGACACTTCCAGAAGGTGTTTTTACACCATTTTAGCAGCAGTAAAAAGTACaaaaagactgcttttagtcttTTTGAAGTTAAGCAGAACCCAGAAGAGAGTTTAAGGGCCTATATCAGAAGATTCAACAGAGTGGCCCTAGACGTCCCTACTTGTGCCACCGAAACAAAGACTACTGCATTCACCCAGGGTTTGAGAGAGGGTGAGTTCTTCAAGTCACTGACTAAGAAGGTGCCGGGAGATTTCGAGGATCTATTGTCGCGagcagaaaaatatatcaatatggAGGAGGCCCAGAAACAAAAGAGGGACGCTGTGAGAAAGGAAAAAGGAGACCGGATGTCTAAGCCCGAGGAGAGGGGACAGAAAGGAGGCAATACATGGCACTTTTCTCACCACGTGCCTCTGAAAATTGCTCGGGAGAGGGAAGTGCAGGAGTGCAGCAGAGATTTGGCCCCGGATCATCAGTTATCCCGGCCAGAAAAGAGTGGATTTTGCTCTTTTCACAAAGTATGCCACCATAAAACTGAAAACTGCAAGGCACTAAAGGGGAATTATGCCTCACCCTTCATCCCGGGACCCAGTAACAATAGCCAGAGGCCGAGAGTGCCACCTTGGACATCTCGGCCACCAGGATCCAGCGCCCGAGGAGGAAGTGTGAGGAATATCCCGAGGATTGAGCCCAGTAGAAGAAGGGAGCCTGAGCCCGAGAGAAAAAAGAATTCGCCCCCTGCTACAggaatgatcaaaatgatattaggAGGCTCTACTGATGGAGATTCTAACCGGGCGAGGAAGGGGAGAAGCAGGAGGGAATGTTTGGAGGTAGAAGGAGCAAGAAGGAATGAGGCGATCATTAGTTTTGGCCCGGAAGATTTGAGAGGGGTGAATCTGCCCCACAACGACGCCCTGGTGATCCAAGACCGAGTGGCGAATTATGATATTCTACGGGTCTTTGTGGACTCAGGCAGCtct ggcTACCACTTAGAGGCTCTGGAGACTGCCCTCTTTGGTTTTGCTGGCCATATGGTTTACCCGGAAGGGGAGATCATGTTGCCATTAACCTTGGGTTCTCAGGATCTTAAGAGGACGGTGATGACTTCATTCACCATAGTGGATTCCCcatcatcatataatatcattttgggGAGACCGGCTATAAACGAATTGAGAGCCGTAGCATCCACATAccaccaaaagataaaatttccaGTAGGAGCTCGGGTGGGAGAAGTCCGAGGATATCAACCATCCTCTCGGAAATGCTATGTGGAGGCAGTCCGGGCGGATCAGAGTAGAACAAGGAAGGAAGGGAAGAAGGCAAGGGTGGACGGGGAAAGAACGATGGGGAGAGGAGAGGTGCATTTTGTGGCAGAAGAAGAACAAGAA GAGTTGACAGGGATTTCTCCATTGATAGCAGAACATCAATTGAACATCCTCCCGGGATCTCACCcagtaaaacaaaaaaagaggCACTTTGGCCCTGAAAAGGACAAAGTAATTGATGCGCAAATTAAGGAGCTTCTGAAAGCTGGCCACATTCGGGAAATTCAATTCCCCACATGGCTTTCGAATGTGGTCTTG aatgcaggggctaCTTACCAGCATCTGATGGATAAAGTCTTTGAGAAGCAGCTGGGACGGAATGTAGaagtctatgtggatgatattctaTCCAAATCCCGAGAGGGTGCCAGCTTTATTAGTGATCTAGAAGAAACTTTTGCGACTTTCATGCATTATGGAATCAAGCTTAACCCTGCCAAGTGTATTTTTGGCGTGAAGAGTGGCAAATTCTTGGGATTCATTGTGACAGAACGAGGGATCGAGGTGAATCAAGAGAAAGTCAAATCTGTGCTAAGCATGCCATCTCCCCGATCTGTCAAGGAG GCCCAGCAATTCGGATGGGATGAGAAATGTGAACAGGCCTTCCAGGATTTGAAAATTCATCTTGCCGGGCTCCCGGTGTTGGTGAAACCAGAACCTGGAGAAAAATTATATGTCTACCTATCCACTACAGAGTATGCTGTCAGCTCTGTTCTAATAAAAGAGGAAGGAACTGATCAAAAACCTGTCTATTATGTCAGCCGTGCTCTGAGGGGGCCCGAGCTCCGGTATAGCGAAATGGAGAAAATTACTTTGGCCCTGGTCATGACCGCCCGGAAGCTAAGACCTTACTTTCTGTCACATCAGGTTATTGTTCTTACCAATAGTCCTCTGGGTAGGATCATGACTCACTCTGAAGTATCCGGGCGAATGATAAAATGGACAGTAGAGTTAGGTGAATATGACATCGAGTACAAGCCCCGAGTGGCCATTAAAGCGCAGGCTTTGTCAGATTTCTTATCTGAAATGATCCAGCCCAGCGAGAAGGAGGTATGGAAAGTATCAGTGGATGGGGCATCAAGCCTGGTGGGGTGCGGAGTAGGGGTGGTGTTAGTGTCTCCCCTGGGAGAAAAGGTCAAATTAGCATTAAGAATTGATTCCCGGATAACCAACAATGAAGCTGAGTATGAGGCTGTTCTTGCAGGTATTCGAGCTGCCCGGGAAGTTGGAGCTTCTCGTATTATTCTATATTCTGATTCACAGCTCATCACTCAACAAATAAAGGGCATTTATGAGGCTAAGAATGACAGGATGCTTAAATATTTACGGCTCATTCGAGCCCAAGCAGAAAGCTTCAtggattggagtattgaacaaGTACCCCGGGAAGAAAACAGTGAGGCAGACGCTTTGGCTAAAATGGCTGCTTCCTTATCAGAAGTTAATACACGGGAGGTGCTGCATATTACTCGGCTGGTTCTCTCTATGGAGGAAGAAGCATCACCCATGCTTGAAGATTCATGGATGACACCGCTGATCGCGTACATTACGAACCATGATATCCCTGAGGATAAAGCCCGAGCTCAGAAGATCAAAAGACAAGCTCCCatgtttgttctcttaaataaaattttgtacagaagATCATTCCAAGGACCGCTTTTGAAGTGTTTAAATGAAAAAGAGGTGGATTATGTTCTCCGAGAGATTCATGAGGGGTGTTGTGCCGAGCACCTCGGAGGAATGTCTTTAACTCgaaaaacaatgcttgctgGATTCTGGTGGCCCACCTTAAAACAAGATTCTGCTCGTTTGGTCCAGATTTGTGAGGGCTGTCAGCATCATTCGAATTTCAGCTACAGCCCGGCCACTCTCATGAAGCCTATTTGGGCATCCTGCCCTTTTGATCAATGGGGCATGGACATCGTGGGTCCTTTTCCGGTTGCCTGGGCTCAGAAAAAATTCTTACTAGTAGCTGTTGACTACTTTTCCAAGTGGGTTGAAGCTGAGCCTTTAGCAAAGATCACCGAGCAGGaaatattgaaattttgtggAAGAACATTGTGTGCCGGTTCGGAGTGCCCAGGAGAATAA